One segment of Treponema pectinovorum DNA contains the following:
- a CDS encoding glycosyl hydrolase family 18 protein produces the protein MKKLNLVKGAIIFFSIAMISCTTIQKNNDNINYKPNEPCETLEFNELWGYVMSEREGAWNNELPLTDICYFSPAITTFSEVPSSPPKQKFFSETNARVHLVTSCDSKAQTHLLLSPKLPLRDKIIDDLVKASESYDGLQIDWELVTASDDENFLEFLSILKKKLGRKILSIAVPARLRTLQKDAYNYEKIASLVDKIIVMAYDQHWSTSEPGPVAGTLWCQKIAEYAKTQIPREKLVMGLSFYGRAWRDDNLGGKAYTYPTLEEIFAEHDIKHFTRDEFDTPSFKITKKLTITTWFDDEKSLVTRTKMYKENGINALSFWRVGQEDKCYWNHLKIKNQESFYTGTSEPF, from the coding sequence ATGAAAAAACTAAATCTTGTAAAAGGCGCAATAATTTTTTTTAGTATTGCGATGATTTCCTGTACTACAATACAAAAAAACAATGACAATATAAACTATAAACCGAACGAGCCGTGCGAGACTTTAGAATTCAATGAATTATGGGGATACGTTATGAGCGAAAGGGAAGGTGCATGGAACAATGAACTTCCTCTTACCGATATCTGCTATTTTTCGCCTGCAATAACAACTTTTAGCGAGGTTCCCTCATCTCCTCCAAAACAAAAATTCTTTTCAGAGACGAATGCTCGCGTTCACCTTGTAACAAGTTGTGACTCAAAAGCACAGACACATCTTCTTCTTTCCCCAAAACTTCCGCTTAGAGATAAAATTATAGACGATTTGGTAAAGGCAAGCGAAAGTTACGACGGACTTCAAATAGACTGGGAACTTGTAACTGCTTCTGATGATGAAAATTTTTTGGAATTTCTTTCTATTTTGAAAAAAAAGTTGGGCAGGAAAATTTTGAGCATTGCAGTTCCTGCCCGCCTGCGAACGCTGCAAAAAGATGCTTACAATTATGAAAAAATTGCTTCTCTTGTCGATAAGATAATCGTTATGGCATACGACCAACATTGGTCTACAAGCGAGCCAGGCCCTGTTGCAGGAACTTTATGGTGTCAAAAAATCGCAGAATATGCAAAAACGCAAATCCCTCGGGAAAAACTTGTGATGGGACTTTCGTTTTATGGCAGAGCATGGCGGGATGACAATTTAGGAGGCAAAGCCTACACTTATCCAACCTTAGAAGAAATTTTTGCAGAGCACGATATAAAACACTTTACAAGGGATGAATTTGATACGCCAAGTTTTAAAATCACAAAAAAACTTACGATAACGACGTGGTTCGATGATGAAAAATCTCTCGTAACGAGAACCAAGATGTACAAAGAAAATGGAATAAACGCATTGAGTTTTTGGCGAGTTGGACAGGAAGACAAATGCTATTGGAATCATTTAAAAATAAAAAATCAGGAAAGTTTTTATACGGGCACATCTGAGCCGTTCTAA